In one Cercospora beticola chromosome 1, complete sequence genomic region, the following are encoded:
- a CDS encoding uncharacterized protein (antiSMASH:Cluster_7) — protein sequence MSQSSLLAWLNKPAIVRSAPSLEQSQTPDTGKLPVQITTPAADVEASQPQSDHSPTNELTAHLSERRPLPQNVELRSCTQADIPHLKRLTSLLLPIPYPDKFYKDIVNDPVTNSITLLAVWHDDSTSQSKGKGRLIGAIRCRLLEPSTASTEFPSREATAPVLYLSTLVLLSPYRHHGIATHLLRTVVQKAAEDYGVTRVGAHVWEANADGLAWYRKREFRETRREPGYYRRLDPSAAVVVERDVRVADFLST from the coding sequence ATGTCGCAGTCGTCACTGCTCGCCTGGCTGAACAAGCCAGCCATTGTCCGGAGCGCACCGTCGCTTGAGCAATCACAGACACCCGACACTGGCAAGCTACCAGTGCAGATCACAACACCAGCAGCGGACGTAGAAGCATCCCAACCTCAATCCGACCACAGCCCGACCAACGAGCTGACAGCACACCTTTCGGAAAGACGCCCATTGCCCCAAAATGTCGAGCTGAGGTCATGCACTCAAGCCGATATCCCACACCTCAAGCGACTAACGAGTCTTTTACTCCCCATCCCGTACCCGGACAAGTTCTACAAGGACATTGTGAATGACCCAGTCACAAACAGCATCACTCTGCTTGCAGTTTGGCACGATGATTCGACATCTCAGTCGAAGGGAAAGGGACGTCTGATCGGTGCCATTCGCTGTAGGTTACTGGAACCATCCACCGCGAGTACGGAATTTCCATCCCGCGAAGCCACGGCGCCTGTATTGTACCTGAGCACTCTAGTGCTTTTGTCGCCCTATCGACATCACGGAATTGCTACTCACTTGCTTCGCACAGTCGTGCAGAAGGCAGCAGAAGACTACGGCGTTACACGTGTCGGCGCACACGTGTGGGAAGCCAACGCCGATGGCCTGGCGTGGTACCGCAAACGCGAATTTCGAGAGACGCGTCGCGAGCCTGGCTATTACCGTCGTCTCGATCCTTCAGCAGCGGTAGTGGTCGAGCGGGATGTCAGGGTCGCAGACTTCCTGAGCACCTAG
- a CDS encoding uncharacterized protein (antiSMASH:Cluster_7~BUSCO:EOG09264OBO), whose amino-acid sequence MGNAGSSSAPTFNADAPVRLSQSVINALQDSPESDSTRAQQRELVAQSRVNADLQKIRDSQAQKLDELATSITTEQPAQDSTEDSSSKPSGLFAHLSSPFYHDWTPKDAQPASEPSNRSHDSVSKEIMDLRQKLEQRKKVEKVPAEVEKAKEGLVQCLRHNDRRPLDCWQEVEAFRREVGKLEQAFIHKAGR is encoded by the exons ATGGGAAACGCTGGCTCATCTTCCGCGCCCACGTTCAATGC CGACGCGCCCGTGAGGCTCAGCCAGTCCGTGATTAACGCTCTGCAGGACAGCCCGGAG TCCGACTCAACCCGTGCGCAGCAGCGTGAACTGGTCGCTCAGTCGCGCGTCAACGCAGATCTCCAGAAAATCCGCGATTCGCAGGCTCAGAAACTCGACGAGCTCGCAACTTCAATCACCACCGAACAGCCCGCACAAGACTCTACCGAAGACTCGTCCAGCAAACCAAGCGGCCTATTCGCACACCTCAGCTCCCCGTTCTACCACGACTGGACGCCCAAAGACGCTCAGCCCGCCTCGGAGCCCTCGAACCGCTCGCACGACAGTGTCAGCAAGGAAATCATGGATCTGCGCCAGAAACTCGAGCAGCGCAAGAAGGTGGAGAAGGTGCCGGCAGAGGTAGAGAAGGCAAAGGAGGGCTTGGTACAATGTCTGCGGCACAACGATCGCAGGCCGCTGGACTGCTGGCAAGAAGTGGAGGCCTTCAGACGTGAGGTTGGGAAGCTGGAACAGGCCTTCATTCACAAGGCTGGAAGATGA